ccaaattaaaaacataaaccaaaaataaaacggaacGTAAACAACTAAGGAAAATTGTGAAAGCCAATGGAAATAATACGTTGGCACACTTCAAACAATCCCAAGTCAGCTATTATGTGagcatacaaaaaaataaaagcaaaaacaaagaaagaggGGTCAAACAAAAAGTGGAATAAGAATAAAACCTGTGCATCTAAGTCGTCCAGTCTTTTTTGTGCTTCCTTCTTTTGAACTTCCAACTGCTTCAAAGTAGCCGACAAAGTGTCGAGTTCGCTCTGGAGATTACGAACTTCACCATTCTTGATTCGGATGTCTGCCTCCTTTTGTGCCACATCTGTTTCCAGTTGACGCTTCTCCCGAATAAGACTCTCAATTTCTTTGGCGATTTGCTCAAGTTCGGCAGAATGAGTCAGCTCCTCAACATTGGTGTCTTTCGCACGGAGAGAAGGCGGCATCATTTCAGGAGTTAGCACAGTTGGTAATTCTCTTCCTTGAACCTTTTGCTGGATAAGCCACATTGAAAGGGCAAATTGCTCGCTATTCAATTTACCTGTCTGCCCAACATCACACAACCCCCTAGATCgtttcaacagcaacaattAATGGGGTTCGTTGAGATTCAAAAGTAATGTGAAGTCTACCATATATGAGCTAAAATCGGTTGCGGTAGACGTGATTGCAAGAAAACGTCTTTGATTTCCAAGCCGGATACGTAACCGTCGCGATCCATATCTGCTTGCAGAAATAAAGCTCcatatttggttttttctgcTTCACTGACAACCCAGGTTACTGCATGGCCATTAGACGCAATATCCTgtatttaaaagagaaaaaaccctaACCATTAGAATCGATTAACAAGCTATTACAGTATTATTTTCAATACTTTAACGTTTTCCGGAGATGAAACTGCTGGAGGCAGGACGCTTACCGACCCCGCAAGAGACGACCCACGTCGAAGAGTAGACTCTTGCACGGTTGAGAGTAATTCAGATGGTAAACTTACCGGCAATGGGTAATTATCCAAGACTTTGTAAACCAAATGCATTgcctaaaataatttaaacattacAAAGTTTGAGGCGGAAAGATTAAAGATATGGGTAAAGTAATtcacaataaatttttatcttaCCACAATGAACTCATTCCGGTCTAGCGCTCCGTCATGGTCCATGTCAGATAGGTCCCAAATTTTCCCTAGGCTTTCGAGTGGTAAGGTCGAGTTAACCAACACTTCTTTCACCTTTAAATCATAATATACCACAATTATACACTGAGTGCGGCACATTACCATCATAATAAACCTTGTTTCCAGGTAATTTGCCACCAACAGGACTTAAGGAATCAAAAAGTGCATCATATTTTGCTCTATCTGTGGCAGTGACAACCCAATTAAAAGTTTTGGGCTGATTTCCTGTTGGGGAAGTCAAAGATGAAAAGGATCCCTGTGAAGTAGTAGTCACTGCATTTTGTATAACAGCTGGTGGCTGTTCACCCTGAAAATTAAGTTTTACGTAAAATCACGAATGACACTAGTGTGGGATTGAAAGTAATCTTGCATAACACCCAGAAACCATTAATGAGCATTTACCATTTCTGGTGGCGTGGTTTCTCTTGATATGTTGCTCATACTAATTTCAATTCCATTCTGTGCCAGGGCTACTAGTTTCAATGCAGTAAAAAATCCACTTTGATCAAGATATCCTTTGCCTTGAGGATCAGACAGATCCCAAATCTAGAAGTTAATAatataaacttaaaaaaaaaaaaaaaaatcactaatgtaaacatttgaaaaaaaaatacctttcctAGCACAGAAGTATGTAATCCAGATTTCTTTAGAAAATTAGCAGCATCAAGTGCACCAATACTTCCAAGGTTTTTGGGATCCACCTATAAACACCAAACCAGCAACGGGGATCAGATTAAAGTTTCTGTGGAGGTAACAAAATAAGTGTTACTTACATGCCGATACCAAGCCTCGAAGATTGCATAATTCTGTCCAGCGACCTGAAACAtcaaagaatattttcaagttgTTAGATTCTTTGAAAATATATCAATGTGTCAAAAAAGTTGAGCACTGTAAAGACGCattatttcacaaaaaaaaacatggcgtGCGCcggaaaaatttttataatacgAAAATCTACACTATCTCACAGCTTTTTAAATACCACTTTCACGATTTTCTAAAATacttaatgaaataaataataatatttcttacTAAAGTCGGAGATGGCAATACCGCCATCTTGGTAGACTTTTCTTAGTTCGAAAAAAATCCGCTTGGGAACTGCACTGGCAATTCCTCCCCCCAACCGGCCTTTAGCTATctgtaaataaatgaaaagaaagaaaaaaaataaacgttgTAATTGTAATCATGAATGTAATGCAATACATAGCTACATAAGCGTAGCTTTTCCCTATCCAAAATTCCAAATACCCATAAAATGCTGAGAAACCAAAATAACttctaattaattaaaaattgtttgattttattctTGCTTGGAACGGGTTAAATTGGATCGCAAACATTTCGTGATCACTTTTTATGAATGGTCCTGTTTGAACCCTTTTACTGAATTCGTTGCTGATTGCGTGAATCGCCGTTCAAAAGATCACGAAGAAAATCGATTGGATTGTGATGTTCAAATACAACAATCGTCCATAGGTGGCTTCCTCCCTGATCAAGTCAAGTGAAAGTGAAAggcgaaaacaacaaaatagaatGACAAACCACTATGATTTGGTAGTAGGGCGTCGTTTGCCCGGATAGGAGAGATTGTAGCTCCAAGATTGTTTGTTTAAGACAGTGacagtaaaaaatttaagctACCTGTATTAGGCCAGTTGTTGTTCAAACTCCAAACACATTGACCCAAAGTATTGTGTACAAAAGTACACACCATTTCGAGATGAATTATTCATTGTTTTTGACCTTCGTTTTGGTAATTGGTCAAGTTAACTGTGTTATACCATCTGTTAAGGGTAAGTGTCAATATTCTTTTGCCTAAGAAACATGATGTAATTTTGTAAGCTTGCTCTTTAGCTCGATAAAATGTTGAGTGTGATTTGTGCACACAATTCTATTAATTACTACCACAACTGAGCatgactttgaatttttcatgaaataattgaattaggaGAAAGTTGATCAATGGCAGCCATTTGTGTATTTGAAATTTGGAATCCTGCAAACAAAGGCATGAGCTTCTCTGAattgatgttttaaaaatcagtCTGTAACTCTTTTGcacttctttttgttttattacattaCAATGTCCgaagaattaattaaaaaaaaaagaaatgacagtATTGCTGAGTACACTTTGTTTGTGTGCTTGTTCATACacaaacatatcctgttagcATTTATAGTTCAAGCTTGTATAGTAGTTAACATTTTGGTTGACATTTAGCTCAAGGAGAGTATGAGTCAGGGAAAAATCCGGAATAGAAATAGATGCTTCCAAGGTTTGCGTGAGACTACCAGAGTGGACGGGTTTGATTTACAGCAGGTGTATAATTACTTAACCTAGTATtgcgtttccttttttggttATAACGTATACAGGAATACTATTTCCATGCACGATACAAGTCGATGGAAGTATACATAAACTTCTGATTTCATCAACCAAATATTGATGTTGCTacggaaataaatcaaaaatcgtTGAACCCTTTTTATAGCTTTCATTTGGATGCACCTCTTTCCTTGAATAAATTTGAGCTCTATACATCATTTCCTAACACACCACATAGAACGACACTTGATAATAGCATAAAGCactaataaaacaattaatttgttttttcgaccTTGTCGCTAAGACGTTTGCATctctttggaaattttttaataatttgttcCTTATGCAGATACCCATAACTGGGCTGGTGAATTAGAAAAAGCTCAGCATGATTTCAACCTGGACTCGTACTCAAAGCAGTGGATGGACGAGTGTGAAAGGGTTAATGGGAGCGAAGCCATCGAAGATATTCGTGTTAGTCTATCTCACTATTCTTGCATTCagataaataacaaaataattgaataatattatatttaacAACAGGAATCAGTGACGGTATTGACCGATTGTATATCTTCAAAAATCAATATTCACAACATAACTGAGGAGATTAAAGAGGCGTCTCCCAAGGGAATCCTTGATGAGGTTTTTGCAAAATATTGCGAGTGagttataattttctttttctaaaagaaaactaaCTGCCATGTGAAGTTCACGtgtgataaaaatattttattttacagtcaAATCTCagcgataaaaaaatgtagagaaCCAGTTATATTGGCTATGCAAGTTTGTCTTTCAGATCAAGCCGATCGGGATCTTGAAATCTTCGATGAAGCCATTAGTGCAGCTGTAGATTTCATGTGCTATAAAGGAGGGGAGCGGATAGCAAGTATTGTTTTCcggtgaaatttaaaatatggaTAGAGTAATAACCgcatattttatttacagtttTTATGTCTGAAAACGGAACTGACTGctttttgtcaaatattgACCACATCGCGACGTGTCTCAATGGAAGTCTTCCTGAATTAGAAAATGCAATAAAGAGTATACAAACAACCAACACCTCAATGTTTGACGACACTAACTGCGGgtaattataaaaagaaaagacaaaaagaaaagctgttTGGACTAATGTGCTATCGGTTTTCGTCTAGTAAGTTATCTTATCTAAATAGTCACTGATATCTATTTACTTAACGACTGACAGGTTGGAAACCAAAATGAAGGCATGTGTAATCAACGGTTTGAAAACGTGTTCCGACCCGACACCAGCCAACGTTGTTGAAGGCTTAATAGATTCAATGATCAAGAAAACTCCTTGTTACAAAAGCGAAGCAAATTATTTGAACACTTCGCATTCCTACCATTCTTCCGCATTGCTTTGGGCGTTGGCAACGCTGTCGATGGTTACTCGATTCATGTTCCACTCCTAAGTATTGTGTAATATAGAAATAGTcccattttgaaaataaactttgtgTACAATTAAAGCCCCACATCTCACGAAACCCTTTACCGCCCTttacaaatagaaaatggagTCGAATGTCCGTCCTCTCGTGACAGGTGTGCTAAACCTTCGTGATCGCTGTTGGGTCGTATATATGGGATATATCATGTTGTTTGGGCGTAACCCCAtatgtagtttttttttttaaatttactttctttttgCATTATCTCGAGTAATACAATGCGTTACGTTTAATAGACACAAAAAGCGCACTTTTATTAGTAGCGTgtaaaaggaaatggaaaaaacgAACACTTTC
This window of the Daphnia pulex isolate KAP4 chromosome 5, ASM2113471v1 genome carries:
- the LOC124194984 gene encoding epidermal growth factor receptor substrate 15-like 1 isoform X4, which codes for MAVLPSPTLVAGQNYAIFEAWYRHVDPKNLGSIGALDAANFLKKSGLHTSVLGKIWDLSDPQGKGYLDQSGFFTALKLVALAQNGIEISMSNISRETTPPEMGEQPPAVIQNAVTTTSQGSFSSLTSPTGNQPKTFNWVVTATDRAKYDALFDSLSPVGGKLPGNKVKEVLVNSTLPLESLGKIWDLSDMDHDGALDRNEFIVAMHLVYKVLDNYPLPVSLPSELLSTVQESTLRRGSSLAGSVSVLPPAVSSPENVKDIASNGHAVTWVVSEAEKTKYGALFLQADMDRDGYVSGLEIKDVFLQSRLPQPILAHIWGLCDVGQTGKLNSEQFALSMWLIQQKVQGRELPTVLTPEMMPPSLRAKDTNVEELTHSAELEQIAKEIESLIREKRQLETDVAQKEADIRIKNGEVRNLQSELDTLSATLKQLEVQKKEAQKRLDDLDAQRSALEQDLQGVERQIEEHEKQVRTFRTQAEEQENTLRTQEAEVAAKKQELNNLRSEELRMEQQMQAASLQLDKLQNTLQDTHLQISQIKARMTVLQEHQHQIDEALVAYDEALETGDPSRLGDNVLRPIASVASDSDILLSPNSDRNKVNGGTSHFNDGAFGSDPFSSLNGQNRGFSDSSNGDPFKESDFFKKAAQPTSSVDPFGAKDPFASAFGAPAKPTNDPFASAFGQAKSEPFDAFGRSKSPNVGADPFGSDPFNAPNSPLPAGRVESPTPALPPKKSKQPPPRPAPPKAVSSGVKGPQRPAPPIGATKSPDPFAPLSDPFTSAGASKDPFGGSGFADFASFESKP
- the LOC124194984 gene encoding epidermal growth factor receptor substrate 15-like 1 isoform X6 yields the protein MAVLPSPTLVAGQNYAIFEAWYRHVDPKNLGSIGALDAANFLKKSGLHTSVLGKIWDLSDPQGKGYLDQSGFFTALKLVALAQNGIEISMSNISRETTPPEMGEQPPAVIQNAVTTTSQGSFSSLTSPTGNQPKTFNWVVTATDRAKYDALFDSLSPVGGKLPGNKVKEVLVNSTLPLESLGKIWDLSDMDHDGALDRNEFIVAMHLVYKVLDNYPLPVSLPSELLSTVQESTLRRGSSLAGSVSVLPPAVSSPENVKDIASNGHAVTWVVSEAEKTKYGALFLQADMDRDGYVSGLEIKDVFLQSRLPQPILAHIWGLCDVGQTGKLNSEQFALSMWLIQQKVQGRELPTVLTPEMMPPSLRAKDTNVEELTHSAELEQIAKEIESLIREKRQLETDVAQKEADIRIKNGEVRNLQSELDTLSATLKQLEVQKKEAQKRLDDLDAQVRTFRTQAEEQENTLRTQEAEVAAKKQELNNLRSEELRMEQQMQAASLQLDKLQNTLQDTHLQISQIKARMTVLQEHQHQIDEALVAYDEALETGDPSRLGDNVLRPIASVASDSDILLSPNSDRNKVNGGTSHFNDGAFGSDPFSSLNGQNRGFSDSSNGDPFKESDFFKKAAQPTSSVDPFGAKDPFASAFGAPAKPTNDPFASAFGQAKSEPFDAFGRSKSPNVGADPFGSDPFNAPNSPLPAGRVESPTPALPPKKSKQPPPRPAPPKAVSSGVKGPQRPAPPIGATKSPDPFAPLSDPFTSAGASKDPFGGSGFADFASFESKP
- the LOC124194985 gene encoding 27 kDa glycoprotein-like is translated as MNYSLFLTFVLVIGQVNCVIPSVKDTHNWAGELEKAQHDFNLDSYSKQWMDECERVNGSEAIEDIRESVTVLTDCISSKINIHNITEEIKEASPKGILDEVFAKYCDQISAIKKCREPVILAMQVCLSDQADRDLEIFDEAISAAVDFMCYKGGERIAIFMSENGTDCFLSNIDHIATCLNGSLPELENAIKSIQTTNTSMFDDTNCGLETKMKACVINGLKTCSDPTPANVVEGLIDSMIKKTPCYKSEANYLNTSHSYHSSALLWALATLSMVTRFMFHS
- the LOC124194984 gene encoding epidermal growth factor receptor substrate 15-like 1 isoform X5; translated protein: MAVLPSPTLVAGQNYAIFEAWYRHVDPKNLGSIGALDAANFLKKSGLHTSVLGKIWDLSDPQGKGYLDQSGFFTALKLVALAQNGIEISMSNISRETTPPEMGEQPPAVIQNAVTTTSQGSFSSLTSPTGNQPKTFNWVVTATDRAKYDALFDSLSPVGGKLPGNKVKEVLVNSTLPLESLGKIWDLSDMDHDGALDRNEFIVAMHLVYKVLDNYPLPVSLPSELLSTVQESTLRRGSSLAGSVSVLPPAVSSPENVKDIASNGHAVTWVVSEAEKTKYGALFLQADMDRDGYVSGLEIKDVFLQSRLPQPILAHIWGLCDVGQTGKLNSEQFALSMWLIQQKVQGRELPTVLTPEMMPPSLRAKDTNVEELTHSAELEQIAKEIESLIREKRQLETDVAQKEADIRIKNGEVRNLQSELDTLSATLKQLEVQKKEAQKRLDDLDAQVRTFRTQAEEQENTLRTQEAEVAAKKQELNNLRSEELRMEQQMQAASLQLDKLQNTLQDTHLQISQIKARMTVLQEHQHQIDEALVAYDEALETGDPSRLGDNVLRPIASVASDSDILLSPNSDRNKVNGGTSHFNDGAFGSDPFSSLNGQNRGFSDSSNGDPFKESDFFKKAAQPTSSVDPFGAKDPFASAFGAPAKPTNDPFASAFGQAKSEPFDAFGRSKSPNVGADPFGSDPFNAPNSPLPAGRVESPTPALPPKKSKQPPPRPAPPKAVSSGVKGPQRPAPPIGATKSPDPFAPLSDPFTSAGASKDPFGGSGFADFASFESKNDSSPSDP
- the LOC124194984 gene encoding epidermal growth factor receptor substrate 15-like 1 isoform X3, giving the protein MAVLPSPTLVAGQNYAIFEAWYRHVDPKNLGSIGALDAANFLKKSGLHTSVLGKIWDLSDPQGKGYLDQSGFFTALKLVALAQNGIEISMSNISRETTPPEMGEQPPAVIQNAVTTTSQGSFSSLTSPTGNQPKTFNWVVTATDRAKYDALFDSLSPVGGKLPGNKVKEVLVNSTLPLESLGKIWDLSDMDHDGALDRNEFIVAMHLVYKVLDNYPLPVSLPSELLSTVQESTLRRGSSLAGSVSVLPPAVSSPENVKDIASNGHAVTWVVSEAEKTKYGALFLQADMDRDGYVSGLEIKDVFLQSRLPQPILAHIWGLCDVGQTGKLNSEQFALSMWLIQQKVQGRELPTVLTPEMMPPSLRAKDTNVEELTHSAELEQIAKEIESLIREKRQLETDVAQKEADIRIKNGEVRNLQSELDTLSATLKQLEVQKKEAQKRLDDLDAQRSALEQDLQGVERQIEEHEKQVRTFRTQAEEQENTLRTQEAEVAAKKQELNNLRSEELRMEQQMQAASLQLDKLQNTLQDTHLQISQIKARMTVLQEHQHQIDEALVAYDEALETGDPSRLGDNVLRPIASVASDSDILLSPNSDRNKVNGGTSHFNDGAFGSDPFSSLNGQNRGFSDSSNGDPFKESDFFKKAAQPTSSVDPFGAKDPFASAFGAPAKPTNDPFASAFGQAKSEPFDAFGRSKSPNVGADPFGSDPFNAPNSPLPAGRVESPTPALPPKKSKQPPPRPAPPKAVSSGVKGPQRPAPPIGATKSPDPFAPLSDPFTSAGASKDPFGGSGFADFASFESKNDSSPSDP